A genomic segment from Streptomyces sp. NBC_00459 encodes:
- a CDS encoding RICIN domain-containing protein — MRRVYAVLLALCLALAGALATAGPAQAAAVTITNGTQFTATNGDPVHAHGGGVIKVGSYYYWFGEHRNADNTFQYVDAYRSTDLKNWEFRNHVLTQSSASELATANIERPKVIYNAATGKYVMWMHKENGADYSEARAAVAVSDTVDGNYTWQGSFRPLDTHMSRDITVFVDTDGTGYMISAARENYDLQIYRLTADYTGIAALVADPWHGGHREAPALFKRNGVYFMLTSGATGWNPNQQQYATATSITGPWTAMANVGDSTTYGSQTAYVLPVQGSSGTSYLYMGDRWGNAFGGTVNDSRYVWLPLSFPSSTTMSMSWSPEVTLDTATGTVTGNSATYNTLIARHSSKCADVTSQSLWAGAQIKQYTCNSGNNQKYWFKSVASGYYQLMVRNSSLCVQENASTVTQENCSSSATNQQWSLTTTGSYVKVVSRASGECLDVNGASTADSAAIITYTCGSGTNQQWTRGT, encoded by the coding sequence ATGAGACGTGTGTACGCGGTTCTCCTCGCCCTTTGTCTGGCGCTGGCCGGCGCCCTCGCCACCGCCGGGCCCGCCCAGGCCGCGGCCGTGACGATCACCAACGGCACCCAGTTCACCGCCACCAACGGTGACCCCGTGCACGCGCACGGCGGCGGGGTCATCAAGGTCGGTTCCTACTACTACTGGTTCGGCGAGCACCGCAACGCCGACAACACCTTCCAGTACGTGGACGCCTACCGCTCCACCGACCTGAAGAACTGGGAGTTCCGCAACCACGTCCTGACCCAGTCCAGCGCCTCCGAACTCGCCACCGCCAACATCGAGCGGCCGAAGGTCATCTACAACGCTGCCACCGGCAAGTACGTGATGTGGATGCACAAGGAGAACGGCGCCGACTACAGCGAGGCCCGTGCCGCCGTCGCCGTCTCCGACACCGTCGACGGCAACTACACCTGGCAGGGCAGCTTCCGCCCGCTGGACACCCACATGTCCCGTGACATCACGGTGTTCGTGGACACCGACGGCACCGGCTACATGATCTCGGCGGCCCGCGAGAACTACGACCTCCAGATCTACCGCCTCACCGCCGACTACACCGGCATCGCCGCCCTGGTCGCCGACCCCTGGCACGGCGGCCACCGCGAGGCGCCGGCCCTGTTCAAGCGCAACGGCGTCTACTTCATGCTGACTTCGGGCGCCACCGGCTGGAACCCCAACCAGCAGCAGTACGCCACCGCGACCAGCATCACCGGCCCGTGGACCGCCATGGCGAACGTCGGCGACTCGACGACGTACGGCTCGCAGACCGCGTACGTCCTTCCCGTGCAGGGGAGTTCGGGCACCTCCTACCTCTACATGGGCGACCGCTGGGGCAACGCCTTCGGCGGGACCGTCAACGACTCCCGTTACGTCTGGCTGCCGTTGAGCTTCCCCTCCTCGACCACGATGTCCATGTCCTGGTCGCCGGAGGTGACCCTCGACACCGCCACCGGGACGGTCACGGGCAACAGCGCCACGTACAACACGCTGATCGCCCGGCACTCGTCCAAGTGCGCCGACGTCACCAGCCAGTCGCTGTGGGCGGGTGCCCAGATCAAGCAGTACACCTGCAACAGCGGCAACAACCAGAAGTACTGGTTCAAGTCCGTCGCGAGCGGTTACTACCAACTGATGGTCCGCAACAGTTCGTTGTGCGTCCAGGAGAACGCCAGCACGGTCACGCAGGAGAACTGCAGTTCCTCGGCCACCAACCAGCAGTGGTCGCTCACCACCACCGGCTCCTACGTCAAGGTCGTCTCCCGCGCGAGCGGCGAGTGCCTCGACGTGAACGGCGCGTCCACCGCCGACTCGGCCGCCATCATCACGTACACGTGCGGCAGCGGCACGAACCAGCAGTGGACGCGCGGGACATGA
- a CDS encoding LacI family DNA-binding transcriptional regulator, with amino-acid sequence MTERGKDRQEAQHGLLTSVAAEAGVSLSTVSKVVHRRRDVGAATRVRVEELLDRYGYVRLWERDPATPRQIIVVFRDLSGPYTLEVVRGIVDAAGELGIDVVTGTTSRRSISAWLEECVALGAAGIVIVISMLAEEDQRRIVEQRLPVVLIDPLSAPSQDIPSIGVTNWSGAREAVQHLLGLGHSRIGMVAGRSHSLAGAARLHGYRAALDEAGIDYDPTIVRSTDFDYAEALTASLQILRADDPPTAVFAASDAQALGVLEATRQRGLAVPGDLSVMSFDDTLVAAMACPPLSAVRQPFEELGREATRVLMDLAEGRPPASGRIELATELVLRTSTSVRRRVNTA; translated from the coding sequence GTGACAGAGCGAGGCAAGGACCGCCAGGAAGCGCAGCACGGTCTGCTCACGAGCGTCGCCGCCGAGGCGGGGGTCTCGCTGAGCACCGTGTCCAAGGTGGTGCACCGGCGGCGGGACGTGGGCGCGGCGACCCGGGTCCGGGTCGAGGAGCTGCTGGACCGGTACGGGTACGTCCGCCTGTGGGAGCGGGATCCGGCGACGCCCCGGCAGATCATCGTCGTCTTCCGTGACCTGTCCGGCCCGTACACGCTGGAGGTCGTCCGGGGCATCGTGGACGCCGCGGGTGAGCTCGGCATCGACGTGGTCACGGGGACGACGAGCCGGCGGTCGATCTCCGCGTGGCTGGAGGAGTGCGTGGCGCTCGGCGCGGCGGGAATCGTGATCGTGATCTCGATGCTCGCCGAGGAGGACCAGCGGCGGATCGTCGAGCAACGGCTGCCGGTGGTGCTGATCGACCCGCTCAGCGCACCCTCTCAGGACATTCCCAGCATCGGGGTGACGAACTGGAGCGGGGCCCGGGAGGCGGTTCAGCACCTGCTGGGGCTGGGGCACAGCCGGATCGGCATGGTCGCGGGCCGCTCGCACTCCCTGGCCGGGGCGGCACGCCTGCACGGCTATCGGGCCGCGCTGGACGAGGCCGGTATCGACTACGACCCGACGATCGTGCGTTCCACCGACTTCGACTACGCCGAGGCGCTCACCGCGAGCCTCCAGATCCTGCGGGCGGACGATCCGCCCACGGCGGTCTTCGCGGCCAGTGACGCCCAGGCGCTCGGCGTGCTGGAGGCCACCCGGCAGCGGGGACTGGCCGTACCCGGAGATCTGTCGGTCATGTCCTTCGACGACACCCTGGTGGCGGCCATGGCCTGCCCGCCGCTGAGCGCGGTGCGGCAGCCGTTCGAGGAACTGGGGCGTGAGGCGACCCGGGTGCTCATGGACCTCGCCGAGGGCCGGCCACCCGCGTCCGGGCGTATCGAGCTCGCCACGGAGCTCGTTCTGCGGACCTCGACGTCCGTTCGCCGCCGCGTCAATACCGCGTAG
- a CDS encoding autotransporter — translation MTALLLGAPPASAAGPRDATADVLAGRDVTLTGDTVVRVPAGRTTYNGVFRGEGTLTVRGTGTLILTRDSDFTLPRSRQGQQVRIPGGNHPYVTVTNPDPPAVTVERGATLQYGNGGTTGLIGHFPYNTSAFRLNQDNIRVDGTLRLSLKSAYNLGTISGAGLVTQPRFLWGTWDLSGIHAFSGVIDNGTQVNAGRPEFATSLPRVRKVLNQGTWTVDTPLGQTVTMGMDFYQREYGSDINVQSRPGSKVVLTGQYSWSDRGGDTDPSLSDPALNWTPARRHVNKRGTNIKGANVQWGDGTTNKIFMPGTAETVYINLLAARSRSLLTFDYNGPVTLGAPIGGGRFHDTLSAPGAGDIVIKGTRGNDVTFAAVQYYDGSTTVEKGAVLRLGSGKAGGDGGLYTKGSLYRVVNDGSLVVRNTSRALVLSRISGGGSFTQSGAATTTLTGSGVTYGGSTTVTKGTLALRGGATLAHSKAVRLTAAGARLDVGSAGLRVGTTLTGSGTVKGSVTNEGVVADGLTISGSYTQAAKGELVFRGRPLKVGGAVRLAGALDLSSLGAASGSARTITLLNHTGRAKTAGAFSGLKEGTTLKLGSTAYRITYRGGDGNDVALTAVAKSGSPTAGSGARPGAGAVSGSVAAAGASTDSVSTAAGTGLGFWPYAMAVGLLAGLMIPATRKVRGPGNGRRRGGRHSAQG, via the coding sequence ATGACCGCCCTCCTGCTCGGTGCCCCGCCCGCGTCGGCGGCCGGTCCCCGGGATGCCACCGCCGACGTACTCGCAGGCCGGGACGTCACGCTCACCGGCGACACGGTGGTGAGGGTGCCCGCCGGGAGGACGACGTACAACGGTGTCTTCCGCGGCGAGGGCACCCTCACCGTGCGCGGCACGGGCACCCTGATCCTGACGAGGGACAGCGACTTCACACTGCCCAGGTCCCGGCAGGGGCAGCAGGTGCGCATCCCGGGCGGCAACCACCCGTACGTCACCGTGACGAACCCCGACCCACCGGCGGTGACCGTCGAGCGGGGAGCCACCCTCCAGTACGGCAACGGCGGTACGACGGGCCTGATCGGCCACTTCCCGTACAACACCTCGGCGTTCCGGCTGAACCAGGACAACATCCGGGTGGACGGCACCCTGCGCCTCTCGCTGAAAAGCGCGTACAACCTGGGCACGATCAGCGGCGCCGGACTGGTGACGCAGCCCCGCTTCCTCTGGGGCACCTGGGACCTCTCGGGCATCCACGCCTTCTCCGGGGTGATCGACAACGGCACCCAGGTCAACGCGGGACGACCGGAGTTCGCGACGTCGCTCCCCCGCGTGCGCAAGGTCCTCAACCAGGGCACCTGGACGGTCGACACGCCGCTCGGCCAGACGGTCACCATGGGCATGGACTTCTACCAGCGCGAGTACGGCAGCGACATCAACGTCCAGTCCCGCCCGGGTTCGAAGGTGGTGCTGACCGGTCAGTACAGCTGGTCGGACCGTGGCGGCGACACCGACCCGTCGCTCAGTGACCCCGCCCTCAACTGGACGCCCGCCCGCAGACACGTCAACAAGCGCGGCACCAACATCAAGGGCGCGAACGTCCAGTGGGGCGACGGCACGACGAACAAGATCTTCATGCCGGGCACTGCCGAGACGGTGTACATCAACTTGCTTGCCGCGAGATCCCGTTCACTTCTGACGTTCGACTACAACGGCCCGGTGACGCTGGGTGCCCCCATCGGCGGCGGCCGGTTCCACGACACCCTGTCCGCGCCCGGTGCCGGGGACATCGTCATCAAGGGAACGCGCGGCAACGATGTCACGTTTGCCGCCGTCCAGTACTACGACGGGTCCACGACGGTCGAGAAGGGTGCGGTACTGCGCCTGGGCAGCGGAAAGGCGGGCGGCGACGGCGGCCTGTACACGAAGGGTTCCCTCTACAGGGTCGTGAACGACGGCTCGTTGGTGGTACGGAACACGAGCAGGGCGCTGGTGCTGTCGCGGATCAGCGGCGGTGGCTCGTTCACCCAGTCGGGCGCGGCGACGACGACGCTGACGGGCAGCGGAGTGACGTACGGCGGCAGCACGACGGTCACGAAGGGCACGCTGGCGCTCAGGGGTGGGGCAACTCTCGCTCACAGCAAGGCGGTTCGGCTGACAGCGGCGGGCGCGCGGCTGGACGTGGGCTCGGCGGGGCTGCGCGTGGGGACCACGCTCACCGGGTCGGGGACGGTGAAGGGCTCGGTGACGAACGAGGGCGTGGTAGCCGACGGGCTGACGATCTCGGGCAGCTATACGCAGGCCGCGAAGGGCGAACTGGTGTTTCGGGGGCGGCCGTTGAAGGTCGGCGGAGCGGTGCGGCTGGCCGGGGCGCTGGACCTGTCGTCGCTGGGTGCGGCCTCCGGCTCCGCCCGTACGATCACGCTGCTGAACCACACGGGGCGTGCGAAGACGGCCGGTGCGTTCAGCGGGTTGAAGGAGGGCACCACGCTGAAGCTCGGCAGCACGGCCTACCGGATCACCTATCGGGGCGGCGACGGCAACGACGTGGCCCTGACGGCGGTCGCGAAGAGTGGGTCGCCGACCGCGGGTTCGGGGGCACGCCCGGGGGCCGGGGCTGTTTCGGGCTCGGTGGCAGCGGCCGGCGCGAGCACCGACTCCGTTTCCACGGCGGCCGGTACGGGGCTCGGCTTCTGGCCGTACGCGATGGCGGTCGGGTTGTTGGCGGGACTGATGATTCCGGCCACCCGGAAGGTCCGGGGCCCCGGGAACGGGCGACGGCGGGGTGGACGGCACTCGGCGCAGGGCTGA
- a CDS encoding glycoside hydrolase family 3 N-terminal domain-containing protein, producing the protein MTTTMPDHGGALPQKDDQPWTDPALPTPDRVEALLARLTLPEKVAQLSSAWEDVEPAGPEVAPGTSIFDRVGDLTETARHGLGQLTRPYGTLPRPALEHAEALAGRQRQIVDQNRFGIPAMAHDECLTGFTAYGATIYPTSLGMAATFDPDLVRRVGAAIGADMAEAGVHQGLAPVVDVIRDYRWGRCEETYGEDPYLVGEMGEAYVTGLQSAGVYATLKHFAGYSASMGGRNHAPVHAGRRELLDVILPPFERLVAAGVGSVMNSYAEIDGEAPAASRWLLTEVLRETWGFEGTVVSDYWSLPFLVSAHRVAADLPDAGALALSAGMDVELPDQRGFGDALVHAVQQGLVDEEFVDRAVRRVLRQKVALGLMDPDWDPRPPALRVGELDLDKPENRGLAYAVAQSSAVLLSNDGTLPLPSGGRIALIGPCADDVRTMFGCYSFPNHVLAQRDDLGNGVDAVSLRTALSDELPSVQWEFAQGCPIRDEDRSGIPDAVTASSAADLTVLVVGDKAGMFGIGTSGEGCDVEDLRLPGVQEELVEAVLATGKPVVVVVNSGRPYAVGRFAPAAAAMVQVFLPGEEGGRAVAQLLSGRANFSGRLPVQIPNSPGGQPYTYLHSPLGDRQSFLSNLDPTPAFPFGHGLSYTTFETDLLTVDREQVPTDGEFTASVRLRNTGAVAGAETVQLYAVDPVAQVTRPVRFLLGFAKVVLAPGEQATVRFHVHTDRLAFTGLDGRRIVEAGEILLHAGSSSLDTPVRESVRLVGAERDTPVLRHHAVPVTVERG; encoded by the coding sequence ATGACCACCACCATGCCGGACCACGGCGGAGCCCTCCCGCAGAAGGACGACCAGCCCTGGACGGACCCCGCCCTGCCGACCCCGGACCGCGTCGAGGCACTCCTCGCCCGGCTCACCCTCCCCGAGAAGGTCGCCCAGCTCAGCAGCGCCTGGGAGGACGTCGAGCCGGCCGGCCCCGAAGTGGCCCCCGGCACCAGCATCTTCGACCGCGTCGGCGACCTCACCGAGACCGCCCGCCACGGCCTCGGCCAGCTCACCCGCCCCTACGGCACCCTGCCCCGGCCCGCCCTTGAGCACGCCGAGGCCCTGGCCGGGCGCCAGCGGCAGATCGTGGACCAGAACAGGTTCGGCATCCCGGCCATGGCGCACGACGAGTGCCTCACCGGGTTCACCGCCTACGGGGCGACGATCTACCCCACCTCCCTGGGGATGGCGGCCACCTTCGACCCGGACCTCGTCCGCCGGGTCGGCGCGGCCATCGGCGCCGACATGGCCGAGGCCGGCGTCCATCAGGGGCTCGCCCCCGTCGTCGACGTCATCCGCGACTACCGCTGGGGCCGGTGCGAGGAGACCTACGGTGAGGACCCCTACCTGGTGGGCGAGATGGGGGAGGCCTACGTCACCGGTCTGCAGAGCGCCGGTGTGTACGCCACCCTCAAGCACTTCGCCGGATACTCCGCCTCCATGGGCGGCCGCAACCACGCCCCCGTGCACGCCGGTCGCCGCGAACTCCTGGACGTCATCCTGCCGCCCTTCGAGCGCCTCGTCGCCGCGGGCGTGGGCTCGGTCATGAACTCGTACGCCGAGATCGACGGCGAGGCGCCCGCCGCCAGCCGATGGCTGCTGACCGAAGTCCTGCGCGAGACATGGGGTTTCGAGGGCACCGTCGTCTCCGACTACTGGTCCCTGCCCTTCCTGGTGAGCGCCCACCGGGTGGCCGCCGACCTGCCCGACGCCGGGGCGCTCGCCCTGAGTGCCGGGATGGACGTCGAGCTGCCCGACCAGCGCGGCTTCGGCGACGCCCTCGTGCACGCCGTTCAACAGGGGCTGGTGGACGAGGAGTTCGTCGACCGGGCGGTGCGCCGGGTGCTGCGGCAGAAGGTGGCGCTCGGGCTGATGGACCCCGATTGGGACCCACGGCCCCCGGCCCTGCGCGTGGGCGAACTCGACCTGGACAAGCCGGAGAACCGCGGACTGGCCTACGCCGTGGCACAGTCGAGCGCCGTCCTGCTGTCGAACGACGGGACGCTGCCCCTGCCGTCCGGCGGCCGGATCGCGCTGATCGGCCCGTGCGCCGACGACGTCCGCACCATGTTCGGCTGCTACAGCTTCCCCAACCACGTCCTGGCCCAGCGCGACGACCTCGGCAACGGCGTCGACGCGGTCTCCCTGCGTACCGCGCTGTCCGACGAACTCCCTTCCGTGCAATGGGAGTTCGCCCAGGGATGCCCGATCCGGGACGAGGACCGTTCCGGGATCCCGGACGCGGTGACGGCCTCCTCGGCGGCCGACCTCACCGTCCTGGTCGTCGGCGACAAGGCGGGCATGTTCGGCATCGGCACCTCGGGCGAGGGCTGCGACGTGGAGGACCTGCGGCTGCCCGGCGTCCAGGAGGAGCTGGTGGAGGCGGTCCTGGCGACCGGGAAGCCCGTCGTGGTGGTCGTCAACAGCGGCCGGCCCTACGCCGTGGGACGGTTCGCCCCCGCCGCCGCAGCCATGGTGCAGGTCTTCCTGCCGGGTGAGGAGGGCGGCCGGGCCGTCGCCCAACTCCTGTCCGGACGGGCCAACTTCAGCGGCAGACTCCCCGTACAGATCCCCAACTCGCCCGGCGGGCAGCCGTACACCTATCTTCACTCCCCGCTCGGTGACCGGCAGAGCTTCCTGTCCAACCTCGACCCCACACCCGCGTTCCCCTTCGGCCACGGACTGTCGTACACCACGTTCGAGACCGATCTGCTGACCGTCGACCGCGAACAGGTGCCGACGGACGGTGAGTTCACGGCCAGTGTGCGGCTGCGCAACACGGGCGCGGTCGCGGGCGCCGAGACGGTCCAGTTGTACGCCGTCGACCCGGTGGCCCAGGTGACCCGGCCGGTGCGCTTCCTGCTCGGGTTCGCCAAGGTCGTCCTCGCTCCCGGTGAGCAGGCGACTGTCCGCTTCCATGTCCACACCGACCGCCTGGCCTTCACGGGCCTGGACGGCCGGCGGATCGTCGAGGCCGGGGAGATCCTGCTACACGCGGGCTCCTCCAGCCTGGACACACCGGTGCGCGAGTCCGTACGGCTGGTCGGGGCGGAACGGGACACGCCGGTCCTGCGACACCACGCCGTGCCCGTGACGGTCGAGCGGGGCTGA
- a CDS encoding glycoside hydrolase family 43 protein — translation MSRADDLPEAPPGDVPEDSATSALSALSARRTLLKGALAGGVLAASSAIPGVSGTAHAATAPAGAPCATAPYVNPLVRNRADPHIHRHTDGRYYFTATAPEYDRIILRRSRTIRGIATADESVIWRKHETGAMGAHIWAPEIHHIDGKWYVYFASAPAEAIWDIRIWVLENANRDPFTGTWVERGQLKTAWETFSLDATTFTHRGSRYLAWAQHEPGMDNNTAVWLSKMADPLTLTGPQIRLTTPEFDWERIGYRVNEGPSFIKRNGRIFMSYSASATDYHYCMGLLTIDARADLMDPANWTKSPTPVFTSNDTTKQYGPGHNCFTVAEDGRTDVLVYHARQYKEIVGDPLNDPNRHTRVQKLGWNTDGTPDFGVPVADTETVTQTGSQTGTQVGSLLESGS, via the coding sequence ATGAGCCGCGCCGACGATCTGCCCGAAGCTCCGCCCGGAGACGTCCCTGAAGACTCCGCCACCTCCGCCCTTTCGGCCCTCTCCGCCCGGAGAACCCTTCTGAAGGGCGCCCTGGCCGGCGGAGTCCTGGCAGCCAGCTCCGCCATCCCCGGTGTCTCCGGCACCGCGCACGCCGCCACCGCCCCGGCGGGCGCCCCCTGCGCCACCGCCCCGTACGTCAACCCCCTCGTACGCAACCGCGCCGACCCCCACATCCACCGGCACACCGACGGCCGTTACTACTTCACGGCCACCGCCCCCGAGTACGACCGCATCATCCTGCGCCGATCCCGCACCATCCGCGGGATCGCCACCGCCGACGAGTCCGTCATCTGGCGCAAGCACGAGACCGGGGCCATGGGCGCGCACATCTGGGCGCCGGAGATCCACCACATCGACGGCAAGTGGTACGTCTACTTCGCCTCCGCGCCCGCCGAGGCCATCTGGGACATCCGTATCTGGGTCCTGGAGAACGCCAACCGCGATCCGTTCACCGGTACTTGGGTCGAGCGCGGTCAGCTGAAGACCGCCTGGGAGACCTTCTCCCTCGACGCCACCACCTTCACCCACCGCGGCTCCCGCTACCTCGCATGGGCGCAGCACGAACCCGGCATGGACAACAACACGGCTGTCTGGCTGTCGAAGATGGCCGATCCGCTGACTCTGACCGGTCCTCAGATCCGGCTCACCACACCGGAGTTCGACTGGGAACGCATCGGCTACCGGGTCAACGAGGGGCCGTCGTTCATCAAGCGCAACGGCCGGATCTTCATGTCGTACTCGGCGAGCGCCACCGACTACCACTACTGCATGGGCCTGTTGACCATCGATGCCCGCGCCGACCTCATGGACCCGGCCAACTGGACCAAGTCCCCGACGCCCGTCTTCACCAGCAACGACACGACCAAGCAGTACGGCCCCGGCCACAACTGCTTCACCGTCGCCGAGGACGGCCGTACCGACGTCCTCGTCTACCACGCACGGCAGTACAAGGAGATCGTCGGCGATCCGCTGAACGATCCCAACCGGCACACCCGGGTGCAGAAGCTCGGCTGGAACACCGACGGCACCCCGGACTTCGGCGTCCCCGTCGCCGACACCGAGACAGTCACACAGACAGGCTCACAGACAGGCACGCAGGTCGGCTCACTTTTGGAGAGTGGCTCATGA
- a CDS encoding RICIN domain-containing protein, whose protein sequence is MKRPWARNVFASATAFAIGAAFAIASATTASAYQPSPANLYTADNTAACNKSPCVLYPKSAQLPSGRIVAAFENSQTAPVGQTMPVHKSDDDGTTWAKLADVRAPALLSSDSAYAKYTSNWTNPYLYVLPQAVGSMSAGTLLLASIVSGDDHYYQEQKAANSSWTPTGDGDRADVALALYASTDDGATWSFKNIIAAGGWQGGSAGSIGRVSNANTEAQVDPIWEPHLLAHQGKLIAYYSDEKDYTGYDTSTGAPTLDPDNGTATDSRGQILVHRTWDGGSGTTWSSPVVDVPGSTVSMGGGKTEIGGGRPGMTTVAPTTDGKWLLTYEWWGGGTNVRYRISDDPTKFFSATDAAITSLPVPSGGNSLSTGGSPVLLPMPDGRIVYNASGSGSVWVNESGLSTGTWKQYQTPIASGYSRNLQYVDGTGRLLILQASWSGGSVGPVKYADVDLGSSDGAYYSLVNRLTGQVLSTAAGRTQDANLTGNTPDIVLATDSAVGTQRWHLTEKGADVTLLNRSGGRAVGIWSGSATAGQKLTQWVDEDATDKKWTLVATSDGYYRLRSVRNTSLYMTGATADGSVTLAASASDGSQEWLPVADPLPTASTFTLKGTGSGRCLDVPNGQTGVQVQIYSCSGNANQTITRTSAGELRVSGKCLAANADGTTTGTKVILWACNGKTSQRWAFRVDGTVVNRSNGLVVDVTGAGTGNGAKVQLWTGLGTANQTWTRS, encoded by the coding sequence TTGAAAAGACCCTGGGCGCGAAATGTTTTCGCCTCGGCGACCGCCTTCGCAATAGGCGCGGCTTTCGCCATCGCCTCCGCGACGACCGCGTCGGCGTATCAGCCGAGTCCCGCGAACCTGTATACGGCGGACAACACCGCCGCGTGCAACAAGAGCCCCTGCGTGCTCTACCCGAAGTCGGCCCAGCTGCCGAGCGGCCGGATCGTGGCGGCGTTCGAGAACAGCCAGACCGCTCCGGTGGGGCAGACGATGCCCGTCCACAAGAGCGACGACGACGGCACGACCTGGGCGAAGCTGGCCGATGTCAGGGCCCCCGCCCTGCTCTCCAGCGACTCCGCGTACGCGAAGTACACGAGCAACTGGACCAACCCGTATCTCTACGTGCTCCCCCAGGCCGTCGGTTCCATGAGCGCGGGCACGCTGCTGCTGGCGAGCATCGTCTCGGGCGACGACCACTACTACCAGGAGCAGAAGGCGGCGAACTCCAGCTGGACACCGACCGGTGACGGCGACCGCGCGGACGTCGCGCTCGCCCTGTACGCCAGCACGGACGACGGGGCGACCTGGAGCTTCAAGAACATCATCGCCGCCGGCGGCTGGCAGGGCGGCAGCGCGGGCAGCATCGGGCGCGTCTCGAACGCCAACACCGAGGCCCAGGTCGACCCGATCTGGGAACCCCATCTGCTCGCCCACCAGGGCAAGCTCATCGCCTACTACTCCGACGAGAAGGACTACACGGGCTACGACACCAGCACCGGCGCCCCGACCCTGGACCCGGACAACGGCACGGCGACGGACTCCCGGGGCCAGATCCTCGTCCACCGGACCTGGGACGGCGGCAGCGGCACGACCTGGAGCAGCCCGGTCGTCGACGTCCCGGGCTCCACGGTGAGCATGGGCGGCGGCAAGACGGAGATCGGCGGCGGCCGTCCGGGGATGACGACCGTCGCCCCGACGACCGACGGCAAGTGGCTTCTGACGTACGAGTGGTGGGGCGGCGGCACCAACGTCCGCTACCGGATCTCCGACGACCCGACGAAGTTCTTCTCGGCCACGGACGCGGCGATCACCTCGCTGCCCGTGCCCTCGGGCGGGAACAGCCTGTCCACCGGCGGCAGTCCGGTCCTCCTGCCCATGCCCGACGGCCGGATCGTCTACAACGCCTCCGGCAGCGGCAGTGTCTGGGTGAACGAGTCCGGGCTGAGCACCGGCACCTGGAAGCAGTACCAGACGCCCATCGCCTCCGGGTACAGCCGCAACCTGCAGTACGTCGACGGCACGGGACGCCTGCTGATCCTCCAGGCCTCCTGGAGCGGCGGCAGTGTCGGCCCCGTGAAGTACGCCGACGTCGACCTCGGCAGCTCCGACGGCGCCTACTACAGCCTCGTCAACCGGCTGACCGGGCAGGTCCTGTCCACCGCGGCCGGCAGGACGCAGGACGCGAACCTCACCGGGAACACCCCCGACATCGTCCTCGCCACGGACTCCGCCGTCGGCACCCAGCGCTGGCACCTGACGGAGAAGGGAGCCGACGTCACGCTGCTCAACAGGTCCGGGGGCCGCGCGGTCGGCATCTGGAGCGGCAGCGCGACGGCCGGGCAGAAGCTGACCCAGTGGGTCGACGAGGACGCGACCGACAAGAAGTGGACCCTCGTCGCGACCTCCGACGGGTACTACAGGCTCCGCTCGGTCCGTAACACCAGCCTGTACATGACCGGGGCGACCGCGGACGGTTCCGTCACCCTGGCGGCGTCGGCCTCCGACGGCTCCCAGGAGTGGCTGCCGGTCGCGGACCCGCTCCCCACGGCCTCGACGTTCACCCTGAAGGGCACCGGGTCCGGGCGCTGCCTCGACGTCCCGAACGGCCAGACGGGCGTGCAGGTGCAGATCTACTCCTGCTCGGGCAACGCCAACCAGACCATCACCCGGACGTCGGCGGGTGAACTCCGGGTCTCCGGCAAGTGCCTGGCCGCGAACGCCGACGGCACCACCACGGGCACCAAGGTCATCCTGTGGGCCTGCAACGGAAAGACCAGCCAGCGGTGGGCCTTCCGGGTCGACGGCACCGTCGTCAACCGCTCCAACGGCCTGGTCGTCGACGTGACCGGCGCGGGCACGGGGAACGGCGCGAAGGTCCAGCTCTGGACCGGTCTGGGCACCGCGAACCAGACGTGGACCCGCAGCTAG
- a CDS encoding DUF6191 domain-containing protein, which yields MGFAVFMTLPGLVILLTATAFADQLLMRVGRAGWLPWRNSARQGQISATGFEQLHATFSPGKQNELKERQSSLLLRDDEEDGAPPNRTTVDLEGGVAVVRMPRS from the coding sequence ATGGGATTCGCCGTCTTCATGACCTTGCCGGGGCTGGTCATCCTGCTGACCGCCACCGCCTTCGCGGACCAGTTGCTGATGCGGGTCGGGCGGGCCGGATGGCTCCCCTGGCGCAACAGCGCCCGCCAAGGCCAGATTTCGGCAACCGGGTTCGAACAACTCCACGCGACCTTCTCCCCCGGGAAGCAGAACGAACTCAAGGAGCGCCAGTCGTCGCTGCTCCTGCGGGACGACGAGGAGGACGGGGCGCCGCCGAACCGGACGACGGTGGATCTGGAGGGCGGGGTCGCGGTCGTGCGGATGCCGCGATCCTGA